The Rhododendron vialii isolate Sample 1 chromosome 8a, ASM3025357v1 genome has a window encoding:
- the LOC131299171 gene encoding presenilin-like protein At2g29900 — MDQNPRPKSLLDSVGEEIIRIVTPVSICMLLVVILVTVLSDDSESLSSSMTTVATVAYTEDSSDSTWDKLKGALLNSLVFVAVVTVVTFILVLLFYLRCTKFLKYYMGFSSFLVLGFMGGEIVLFLIQDFNVPIDCITFALVLFNFTVVGVSAVFLSKMPIFLTQAYLVVIGVLVAYWFTLLPEWTTWVLLVAMALYDLAAVLLPGGPLRLLVELAISRDEDIPALVYEARPVIHNDSVPGGGVVQRRVWRERSNVGSEGIGNANSGSNTSDLNVGTFLGIGSGQSETNLVDAREGLVSGEDSQLTAPLIERRINIHMHLQEDTSSTENLALEGIGLASSGAIKLGLGDFIFYSVLVGRAAMYDFMTVYACYLAIVAGLGITLVLLAFYQKALPALPVSVMLGVLFYLLTRLLLETFVVQCSVHLLMF, encoded by the coding sequence ATGGACCAAAACCCAAGACCCAAAAGCCTCCTCGACTCCGTCGGCGAAGAAATCATCAGAATCGTCACCCCCGTTTCAATCTGCATGCTCCTGGTGGTCATTTTAGTCACCGTACTGAGCGACGACTCTGAATCTCTATCATCCTCAATGACCACCGTAGCCACCGTAGCCTACACCGAGGACAGCTCAGACTCCACCTGGGACAAATTAAAAGGTGCCCTTTTGAACTCTCTCGTTTTTGTTGCTGTTGTCACTGTCGTTACCTTCATTTTGGTCCTCCTTTTCTACCTTAGATGCACTAAGTTCCTTAAATACTACATGGGTTTCTCCTCTTTCCTTGTCCTGGGTTTCATGGGGGGTGAGATTGTCTTGTTCTTGATCCAAGATTTTAATGTCCCTATCGATTGCATCACGTTTGCGCTGGTTCTGTTTAACTTCACTGTTGTGGGTGTTTCGGCCGTGTTCTTGTCGAAGATGCCAATCTTCTTGACACAAGCTTATTTGGTTGTTATTGGGGTGTTGGTTGCCTATTGGTTTACCCTGTTGCCTGAATGGACCACTTGGGTGCTTCTGGTTGCCATGGCATTGTATGATCTTGCCGCCGTTTTGTTGCCCGGTGGGCCGTTGAGGCTCCTTGTGGAGCTCGCGATTTCTAGGGACGAAGATATACCAGCTTTAGTTTACGAGGCTAGGCCAGTTATTCATAACGATTCGGTTCCGGGCGGGGGTGTAGTTCAAAGGCGagtatggagagagaggagcaATGTTGGTTCAGAGGGGATTGGAAATGCAAATTCTGGCAGTAATACTTCTGATTTGAATGTCGGAACATTTCTGGGTATTGGAAGTGGCCAAAGTGAGACCAATTTGGTCGATGCCAGGGAGGGGCTGGTTTCAGGGGAGGACTCTCAGCTCACCGCACCATTAATTGAAAGAAGAATAAACATTCATATGCACTTACAAGAGGATACCTCGTCCACGGAAAATTTGGCTCTCGAGGGAATTGGGCTGGCATCATCTGGTGCTATTAAGCTGGGACTGGGGGACTTTATATTCTACAGTGTTTTGGTTGGAAGGGCAGCAATGTATGATTTTATGACGGTTTATGCGTGTTATCTTGCAATTGTAGCGGGTCTTGGTATTACTCTGGTGCTCCTGGCATTTTATCAGAAAGCTTTGCCTGCTCTTCCGGTGTCTGTCATGTTAGGCGTGTTGTTTTACTTATTAACTAGGCTGTTACTTGAAACTTTTGTTGTACAATGTTCTGTGCACCTCTTGATGTTCTAG
- the LOC131299169 gene encoding glycerophosphodiester phosphodiesterase GDPD5-like — MLKKYGYKGSYLSKDWLKQHAFIQSFAPTSLIFVSNQTDLPKILLIDDITVPTQDTNQDYVVGIGPWKDTIIPVVNNYLQTPTDLVARAHASNLQVHPYTFRDENVFLHFDFHQDPYNEYEYWVNKMGVDGLFTDFTGSLHQFQEWNSPFSCKDDDAASTLLHEIARLISKYGKK; from the exons ATGCTTAAGAAGTATGGATACAAAGGTTCATATTTGTCAAAAGATTGGTTGAAACAGCATGCATTTATCCAGTCATTTGCTCCAACATCGCTTATTTTTGTCTCAAACCAAACAGATCTGCCCAAAATCTTGTTAATTGATGACATTACAGTACCAACCCAGGACACAAATCAG GATTACGTAGTGGGAATCGGACCTTGGAAGGATACAATCATTCCTGTTGTGAATAACTATTTGCAAACACCTACTGATCTTGTCGCCAGAGCGCATGCCTCCAACCTACAG GTTCACCCATACACTTTTCGGGATGAGAATGTGTTCTTACACTTCGACTTTCATCAAGACCCATATAATGAATATGAGTACTGGGTAAACAAGATGGGAGTGGATGGACTCTTTACAGACTTCACCGGTAGTCTCCATCAGTTTCAGGAATGGAACTCCCCTTTCTCTTGTAAAGATGATGATGCGGCATCAACACTGTTGCATGAGATTGCACGGTTGATTTCTAAGTATGGAAAGAAATGA
- the LOC131299170 gene encoding replication protein A 70 kDa DNA-binding subunit B, whose amino-acid sequence MAKSVNPDAISFLLANPSPDFSSDAPTDIVVQILDLKKAGNKFSFMASDGKMKLKALLQSTLSSEVESGKIQNLGLISILNYTVNDIPMKNETTYSTQTVFSKFLIVTKCAAVSPALEAEIKAEGKMEESGIVLKPKPEMAITSEVKSEGTGIILKPKQELVVKSAAQIVHEQNGNMAPAARMAMTRRVHPLVSLNPYQGNWTIKVRVTGKGNMRTYKNARGEGCVFNVELTDEDGTQIQATMFNEAAKKFYEKFQLGKVYYISKGTLKVANKQFKTVQNDYEMTLNEYSEVEEASNEATFIPETKFNFVPIDELGPYVNSKEFVDVIGVVQSVSPTVSIRRKINNETIPKREITIADESKKTVVVSLWNDLATTVGQELLDISDKSPVVAIKSLKVGDFQGVSLSTLSKSIIVVNPDTPESNKLRSWYDSEGKETSMASVGSGMITATNSGMRSMYSDRVLLSHITRNQSLGEEKPAFFSIKAYISLIKPDQTMWYRACKTCNKKVTEAIGSGYWCEGCQKNDDECSLRYIMVAKVADASGEAWVSVFNEQAEKIIGCSADELDVLKSQEGEGNDFQLKLKTATWVPHLFRVSVTPHEYMSEKRQRITARTVAPIDFAAESRFLLEDISKMKASQ is encoded by the exons atggcgAAATCGGTGAACCCAGATGCGATATCGTTCCTACTGGCGAACCCATCTCCGGATTTTTCGTCGGACGCTCCGACGGACATCGTGGTTCAAATCCTCGATCTGAAGAAAGCTGGAAATAAATTCTC GTTTATGGCTAGCGATGGGAAGATGAAGCTTAAAGCACTTTTACAATCTACTTTGTCATCTGAAGTCGAGTCAGGAAAAATTCAGAACTTGGGTCTCATTAGCATTCTTAATTATACCGTAAATGACATCCCAATGAAGAATGAGACAACCTATTCGACCCAGACGGTTTTTTCTAA GTTTTTAATTGTAACAAAATGTGCAGCAGTATCCCCAGCTCTTGAGGCAGAGATCAAAGCTGAGGGGAAAATGGAAGAATCTGGCATTGTTCTCAAACCAAAGCCAGAAATGGCTATCACAAGTGAGGTTAAAAGTGAAGGGACAGGCATAATTTTAAAGCCAAAGCAGGAACTGGTTGTGAAATCAGCTGCACAGATAGTGCATGAGCAGAATGGGAA TATGGCACCCGCTGCACGAATGGCAATGACAAGAAGAGTCCATCCCCTTGTTTCTTTGAATCCTTACCAAGGGAACTGGACCATAAAAGTCAGGGTTACAGGCAAAGGAAATATGAGGACCTATAAAAATGCCAGAGGAGAAGGTTGTGTCTTCAATGTGGAGTTAACAGATGAAGAT GGCACACAAATACAAGCAACAATGTTTAATGAAGCTGCAAAGAAGTTTTATGAAAAGTTTCAGTTGGGGAAGGTTTATTACATCTCAAAGGGAACACTTAAAGTTGCTAATAAGCAGTTCAAGACAGTACAAAATGATTATGAAATGACCTTGAATGAATACTCTGAGGTTGAGGAAGCAAGTAACGAAGCTACTTTTATTCCtgaaacaaaatttaattttgtcccGATTGATGAGTTGGGTCCATATGTCAATTCAAAGGAATTTGTAG ATGTCATTGGTGTGGTTCAAAGCGTATCTCCGACAGTGAGCATTCGAAGGAAAATTAATAATGAGACTATTCCAAAACGCGAAATAACTATTGCAGATGAATC GAAGAAAACAGTTGTCGTGTCTCTATGGAATGATCTTGCTACGACTGTTGGACAAGAGCTGCTGGATATTTCTGATAAGTCCCCAGTAGTTGCAATTAAATCCCTGAAAGTTGGAGACTTCCAAG GTGTATCTCTGTCAACCTTGAGCAAGAGCATCATAGTAGTAAATCCAGACACCCCTGAATCGAATAAGTTGAGATCCTG GTATGATTCTGAAGGCAAAGAAACTTCAATGGCATCTGTTGGCTCTGGAATGATCACTGCAACCAATAGTGGAATGAGATCCATGTACTCTGACCGAGTCTTGCTTTCTCACATAACCCGTAACCAGTCCTTGGGTGAAGAAAAG CCTGCATTTTTCAGCATAAAAGCGTACATTAGCCTCATCAAGCCTGATCAAACAATGTGGTATCGTGCTTGTAAGACATGCAATAAGAAAGTCACTGAAGCTATTGGATCTGGGTATTGGTGTGAAGGATGTCAGAAGAATGATGATGAGTGCAGTTTAAG ATACATAATGGTAGCGAAAGTAGCAGATGCAAGTGGTGAAGCTTGGGTGTCGGTTTTCAATGAACAAGCTGAGAAAATTATCGGGTGCTCTGCGGATGAGCTTGATGTACTGAAATCCCAG GAGGGCGAAGGAAATGATTTCCAACTGAAACTGAAAACAGCTACATGGGTTCCTCATCTTTTCCGAGTCAGTGTTACACCGCATGAATACATGAGTGAGAAAAGGCAGAGGATAACAGCCAGAACGGTTGCCCCAATCGATTTCGCTGCTGAATCTAGGTTTTTGCTGGAGGATATATCAAAGATGAAGGCCTCTCAATGA